The following proteins are co-located in the Bosea sp. AS-1 genome:
- a CDS encoding IclR family transcriptional regulator: protein MAKKPDNPYVVQPVMKALKVLELVARHGHEIALTAVSKELRIPKTTTFRYLQTLTAAGFLDHNRTTDRYNLGPQLRAIARADASVSKVRELARPAMIELMHEFNETVNLAVKGNGTVVYIDLVEANRSLRMQARIGDSHPMHSTALGKAILAFLPDAERQRQLDLPLTERTGRTLLEREEIERQLRQVKRSGYATEMGENEDGAMCVGVPILDEDGHPVAALSISAPLMRMPHSLAAKVGIRLREVAAGISTQLGSRPAATG from the coding sequence ATGGCGAAGAAGCCCGACAATCCCTACGTCGTGCAGCCGGTGATGAAGGCACTGAAGGTGCTGGAACTGGTCGCTCGCCACGGCCACGAGATCGCGCTCACCGCCGTCAGCAAGGAACTCCGGATCCCGAAGACAACGACCTTCCGCTATTTGCAGACGCTGACGGCAGCCGGCTTCCTCGACCACAACCGCACGACCGACCGCTACAATCTCGGCCCGCAGCTGCGCGCCATCGCCCGCGCCGATGCCAGCGTCAGCAAGGTCCGGGAGCTCGCCCGCCCGGCCATGATCGAGCTGATGCACGAGTTCAACGAGACGGTGAACCTCGCAGTGAAGGGCAATGGCACGGTCGTCTATATCGACCTCGTCGAGGCCAACCGTTCGCTTCGGATGCAGGCCCGCATCGGCGACAGCCACCCGATGCACTCCACCGCGCTCGGCAAGGCGATCCTCGCCTTTCTGCCGGACGCCGAACGGCAACGCCAGCTCGACCTGCCGCTGACGGAGCGCACCGGTCGCACCTTGCTGGAACGCGAAGAGATCGAACGCCAGCTCCGGCAGGTCAAGCGCAGCGGCTACGCCACCGAGATGGGCGAGAACGAGGATGGAGCGATGTGCGTCGGCGTGCCGATCCTCGACGAGGACGGGCATCCGGTCGCAGCGCTGTCGATCTCGGCGCCGCTGATGCGGATGCCGCATTCGCTGGCCGCCAAGGTCGGTATCAGGCTGCGCGAGGTCGCGGCCGGCATCTCGACCCAGCTCGGCTCG
- a CDS encoding aspartate aminotransferase family protein, which produces MAGNGTQQAGALRFEESARQIAENARYIAGGVNSNFRLGMSPGPLVFERGEGAYLIDADGNRIIDYYCGMGATVLGHAPKPVIEAAQRQAEKGILFAGQMPIEYEAAKLICERVPSAERLRFGSSGSEVAQAAIRLARAATGKRTIVKFEGHYHGWFDNILWSTAPGLNAAGPEDAPTPVIGSKGQDPAAGEGLSILGWNDLAALEARLAKGDVAAVLMEPAMCNQGAIAPAKGYLEGALAACRKHGALLIFDEVITGFRLGRGGAQERFGVTPDMTIMAKAIANGFPVAAVAGRADLLDLFADGVLHGGTFNAQPIAMAALVATQKMLTPEHYERSSVHGQRLQDGIRAILAEEGIKAQVVGFPLMFHVAFGLDAPARNYRDVARSDKVAYSRFAHALLKRGVRALERGAWFVSSEHDAEVIDRTLEAVRGAARETLGKAA; this is translated from the coding sequence GTGGCAGGCAACGGCACCCAGCAGGCGGGAGCACTGCGCTTCGAGGAATCGGCCCGGCAGATCGCAGAAAATGCGCGCTACATCGCCGGCGGCGTGAACAGCAATTTCCGGCTCGGCATGTCGCCCGGGCCGCTCGTCTTCGAGCGCGGCGAAGGCGCCTATCTCATCGACGCCGACGGCAACCGGATCATCGACTATTACTGCGGCATGGGCGCGACCGTGCTCGGCCATGCGCCGAAGCCGGTGATCGAGGCGGCACAGCGCCAGGCCGAGAAAGGCATTCTCTTCGCCGGCCAGATGCCGATCGAATACGAGGCCGCGAAGCTGATCTGCGAGCGCGTTCCCTCGGCCGAGCGGCTGCGCTTCGGTTCGTCGGGGTCCGAGGTGGCGCAGGCCGCGATCCGCTTGGCGCGAGCCGCCACGGGCAAACGCACGATCGTCAAGTTCGAAGGCCATTACCATGGCTGGTTCGACAACATCCTGTGGTCGACCGCACCGGGGCTGAACGCAGCCGGCCCGGAGGACGCACCGACGCCGGTGATCGGCAGCAAGGGGCAGGACCCAGCGGCAGGCGAGGGGCTCTCGATTCTCGGCTGGAACGATCTCGCGGCGCTGGAGGCCAGGCTCGCCAAGGGCGACGTCGCGGCCGTCCTGATGGAGCCGGCGATGTGCAATCAGGGTGCCATCGCGCCGGCGAAGGGCTATCTCGAGGGCGCGCTCGCCGCCTGCCGCAAGCATGGCGCGCTGCTGATCTTCGACGAGGTCATCACCGGCTTCCGGCTCGGCCGGGGCGGGGCGCAGGAGCGCTTCGGCGTGACGCCTGACATGACGATCATGGCCAAGGCGATCGCCAACGGCTTCCCCGTCGCGGCGGTGGCCGGGCGCGCCGACCTGCTCGATCTCTTTGCCGATGGCGTGCTGCACGGCGGCACCTTCAACGCCCAGCCGATCGCCATGGCGGCGCTGGTGGCGACGCAGAAAATGCTGACCCCGGAGCATTACGAGCGCAGCTCCGTCCATGGCCAGCGCCTGCAGGACGGCATCCGCGCCATCCTGGCGGAAGAGGGCATCAAGGCGCAGGTCGTCGGCTTCCCGCTGATGTTCCACGTCGCCTTCGGGCTCGATGCGCCGGCGCGCAACTACCGGGATGTGGCCCGTTCCGACAAGGTCGCCTATAGCCGCTTCGCCCATGCGCTGCTGAAACGCGGCGTGCGCGCGCTGGAGCGCGGCGCATGGTTCGTTTCCTCGGAGCATGATGCCGAGGTGATCGACCGTACCCTGGAAGCGGTCAGGGGCGCGGCGCGCGAAACCTTGGGGAAAGCGGCCTAA
- a CDS encoding AraC family transcriptional regulator, translated as MMVSTLPTRTAPATALQLFSDSLFLSAGAFPVTSGERIVGPMRRGLKIAVLLDGRQSLELDNHPPLTIEGPALLIAANSGDHVQQRTGITGGSLRCAIMQLELDFVEDEFSVPMERLFALAGAADAGAWVRPASAVLRGLAQQMADCPVSDALRPIYLGGKALELAAHALDELLGAPAQRARRLPGRTREQVHVARDMLLASMREPPSLTELARASGLNPTRLTSAFRSEFGSSVFGYLQEQRLQHAHALIASGEASVAEAAFRVGYTPAHFSGLFRRRFGLPPSALR; from the coding sequence ATGATGGTTTCAACGTTGCCGACGCGCACCGCCCCGGCGACCGCGCTTCAACTTTTCTCGGATAGCCTGTTTCTGTCGGCTGGCGCCTTCCCCGTCACCTCTGGCGAACGCATCGTCGGACCGATGCGGCGCGGCCTCAAGATCGCGGTGTTGCTCGACGGCCGGCAGTCGCTGGAACTCGATAACCACCCTCCGCTGACGATCGAGGGGCCGGCCCTGCTGATCGCTGCCAATAGCGGCGACCACGTCCAGCAACGCACCGGGATCACCGGCGGGTCGTTGCGTTGCGCGATCATGCAGCTCGAGCTCGATTTCGTCGAAGACGAGTTTTCCGTGCCGATGGAGCGCCTTTTCGCATTGGCGGGCGCGGCGGATGCCGGAGCCTGGGTGCGACCGGCCAGCGCGGTGCTGCGCGGACTCGCCCAGCAGATGGCAGACTGCCCCGTCTCGGACGCCCTGCGGCCGATCTATCTCGGCGGCAAGGCGCTGGAACTCGCCGCCCATGCACTCGACGAATTGCTCGGAGCCCCTGCCCAACGGGCCCGGCGCCTGCCCGGGCGCACACGCGAGCAGGTGCATGTGGCGCGCGACATGTTGCTGGCCTCGATGCGTGAACCGCCGAGCCTGACGGAACTCGCCCGCGCCAGCGGGCTCAACCCCACCAGGCTGACCTCCGCCTTTCGCAGCGAGTTCGGCAGCAGCGTTTTCGGCTACCTTCAGGAGCAGAGGCTGCAACATGCCCACGCGCTGATCGCGAGTGGCGAGGCGAGCGTCGCGGAGGCCGCGTTCCGCGTCGGCTACACGCCGGCGCATTTCTCGGGACTGTTCCGGCGCCGCTTCGGCCTCCCGCCAAGCGCCTTGCGTTAG